A genomic region of Mesobacillus jeotgali contains the following coding sequences:
- a CDS encoding GNAT family N-acetyltransferase encodes MQIRKATKNDASGIAKVHVRSWQETYQGMISRDYLNSLKVEDRKPLWEKSLSESADTSPVFVAVNPEGEIVGFASFGKERSGNFKADGELYAIYILKEYQRGKLGLRLLLAGLDDLLKQGYESLLVWVLADNESRRFYESLQSQKAGEEVVKIAGKEYIEVAHIWRDLKLLHQTTIEKL; translated from the coding sequence GTGCAAATTAGAAAAGCTACGAAAAATGACGCGAGCGGTATTGCCAAGGTTCACGTTAGAAGTTGGCAAGAAACTTACCAGGGAATGATAAGCCGGGATTACTTGAATTCTTTAAAGGTAGAGGACAGGAAACCTTTATGGGAAAAAAGCTTGTCAGAAAGTGCTGATACATCGCCGGTTTTCGTCGCTGTTAATCCAGAGGGAGAAATAGTTGGCTTTGCATCTTTCGGAAAAGAAAGATCAGGGAACTTTAAAGCCGATGGAGAATTGTACGCGATTTATATCCTTAAAGAGTACCAAAGAGGAAAACTGGGCCTGAGGCTGCTTTTAGCAGGTTTGGATGATTTGCTGAAGCAGGGTTATGAATCCTTGCTCGTTTGGGTGTTAGCTGATAATGAAAGTCGAAGATTTTATGAAAGCCTTCAGTCACAAAAAGCTGGGGAAGAAGTTGTGAAAATTGCGGGCAAGGAATATATCGAAGTAGCTCATATATGGAGAGATTTAAAGTTGCTGCATCAGACTACTATAGAAAAACTGTAA
- a CDS encoding DMT family transporter, which yields MESPKVNPYVAVAIGVVAVSTSAILVKVSSAPSGVIAFYRLFFSVLLMLPVFLIKYVSELRLITKRDWVFTGIAGIFLAFHFILWFESLNYTSVASSTVLVTLQPLFAFVGAYLFFKERVSAKAILSGIIAIGGSVIISWGDFKISGSALYGDFLAIVACALVTVYLLFGQTVRKRMSLITYTFIVYSISSITLFFYVIAVGDSFYPYPASDWVYFILLALIPTLLGHTLFNWSIKWISASVISMAILFEPVGATVLAFYLLGEKVILTQVIGGIVVIAGITLFLVDERKMKLKNQAEIKSISG from the coding sequence ATGGAATCACCAAAAGTAAATCCTTATGTGGCGGTAGCAATAGGTGTTGTGGCAGTCTCGACTTCTGCGATACTTGTTAAAGTTTCATCTGCACCGTCCGGAGTCATAGCTTTTTACCGATTATTCTTTTCTGTACTATTAATGCTGCCGGTGTTTCTAATAAAGTATGTTTCTGAACTTCGTCTTATTACGAAACGGGATTGGGTATTCACTGGGATAGCCGGAATTTTTCTGGCTTTTCATTTTATCCTCTGGTTTGAATCACTAAACTATACCTCAGTAGCAAGTTCAACTGTGCTGGTCACCCTTCAACCGCTATTTGCATTTGTTGGGGCCTACCTATTTTTTAAAGAACGAGTATCAGCTAAAGCAATTTTAAGTGGGATAATTGCGATCGGCGGCAGTGTCATCATCAGCTGGGGTGACTTTAAAATCAGTGGAAGCGCACTATATGGAGACTTTCTGGCGATTGTTGCATGCGCCCTGGTAACCGTATACCTTTTATTTGGCCAAACCGTCAGGAAGAGAATGTCTTTAATAACCTATACTTTTATCGTCTATAGCATCAGTTCAATTACTTTGTTCTTCTATGTAATTGCAGTGGGTGATTCGTTCTATCCATATCCAGCAAGCGATTGGGTTTACTTCATCCTTCTTGCTTTGATCCCAACTTTGCTTGGGCATACATTGTTTAATTGGTCTATAAAATGGATTAGCGCCTCGGTCATTTCTATGGCGATACTATTTGAACCAGTGGGCGCAACCGTACTTGCCTTCTACCTGCTCGGTGAAAAAGTAATTTTGACACAGGTGATTGGAGGAATAGTTGTTATTGCTGGGATAACATTGTTTTTAGTAGATGAAAGAAAGATGAAGCTGAAAAATCAAGCCGAAATCAAATCAATCTCGGGGTAG
- a CDS encoding MgtC/SapB family protein: protein MVFSIDMEILLKLGISAFLGLVIGLEREIKRKPVGLKTSLVISIVSCLLTIVSSESAYMFPGDEDVNITMDPLRLAAQIVSGIGFLGAGVILRRGNDTISGLTTAAMIWGAAGIGITVGAGFYWEAIAGVALLIVSVEFIPFLMTFIGPRQLREKEIRLQFNVNGRESIAEIITKIKTEKIALKNVRIKDLAEGNQLVQLIVTVDFRRKTTDVYETVSEIEGINRVEIEGL from the coding sequence ATGGTATTTTCAATTGATATGGAAATTTTACTTAAGTTAGGGATTTCCGCTTTCTTGGGCCTGGTCATCGGGCTTGAAAGGGAGATTAAAAGAAAACCAGTTGGTCTTAAAACGAGCCTTGTTATATCAATCGTCAGCTGTCTTTTGACCATTGTCTCAAGTGAATCAGCTTATATGTTCCCAGGGGATGAAGACGTGAATATCACGATGGACCCTCTCCGTCTGGCAGCCCAGATCGTATCGGGTATCGGCTTCCTTGGTGCCGGGGTTATTTTACGAAGAGGAAATGACACAATTTCGGGCCTTACCACGGCAGCGATGATTTGGGGTGCTGCTGGTATTGGAATAACAGTTGGGGCCGGATTTTACTGGGAAGCCATTGCAGGTGTTGCGCTGCTTATCGTAAGCGTGGAATTCATACCATTCCTAATGACTTTCATAGGTCCAAGACAATTAAGGGAGAAAGAGATCCGCCTTCAGTTCAATGTCAATGGCCGGGAAAGCATAGCTGAAATTATCACGAAGATTAAGACAGAAAAAATTGCACTTAAAAACGTCCGGATTAAGGACCTTGCAGAAGGAAATCAGCTGGTGCAATTGATTGTAACAGTGGACTTCCGCAGAAAGACTACAGATGTTTATGAGACGGTGTCTGAAATCGAGGGCATTAACAGGGTTGAGATTGAAGGATTATGA